A region of Ferruginibacter albus DNA encodes the following proteins:
- a CDS encoding 6-bladed beta-propeller — translation MDRKTFLQNSLISAIGMLAIPEWMIKNDVILGHNNKRYKINTRWSRADVSRYPVNNCHEMIQDSKGRILLLTDEIKNNVIIYDKNGNYLDSWGTDYPGAHGLTLFHENGTDVLFICDNKRHQAIKTTIDGKVLLILDYPKETGKYTNPEEYIPTETIIAPNGDIYVVDGYGKDYIIQYDYKGNYIRHFGGRGDQPQHLLNAHGICIDKRNGKPVLIVTSRQQNAFKRYTMNGNYIDTIDMPGAWVCRPVIHGDYLYSAVLQSNSSQWQKSGFVTILDKDNKVVSNLAGTEPVYENDQLQEMCQSLQVFDYPHDVCIDDEENMYVAQWNSNKVYPYKLEPVA, via the coding sequence ATGGATAGGAAAACTTTTCTTCAAAATTCTTTGATAAGCGCTATCGGTATGTTAGCTATCCCGGAATGGATGATAAAGAATGATGTGATCTTGGGGCATAATAATAAACGATATAAGATCAACACACGCTGGAGCAGGGCAGATGTATCAAGATACCCCGTTAACAACTGTCACGAAATGATACAGGACAGTAAAGGCAGGATCTTGCTATTGACAGACGAGATCAAGAATAATGTGATCATCTATGATAAAAATGGGAACTACCTCGACTCATGGGGCACCGATTATCCGGGCGCACATGGACTAACCTTATTCCATGAAAACGGAACCGATGTTTTATTTATCTGCGATAATAAAAGACACCAGGCAATTAAAACTACTATCGATGGTAAAGTATTGCTTATACTTGATTATCCTAAAGAAACAGGTAAGTACACTAACCCGGAAGAATACATACCTACAGAAACTATTATTGCGCCGAACGGCGATATCTATGTAGTGGATGGCTACGGAAAAGATTATATCATTCAATACGATTACAAAGGGAATTATATCAGGCACTTCGGCGGCAGGGGCGATCAGCCTCAACACTTGTTGAATGCACATGGCATTTGTATTGATAAAAGAAATGGCAAACCTGTTCTTATTGTAACATCGCGGCAGCAAAATGCTTTTAAAAGATACACTATGAACGGAAATTATATTGACACCATTGATATGCCGGGTGCCTGGGTATGTCGCCCGGTAATACACGGCGATTATTTATACTCAGCAGTTTTGCAAAGCAATAGTTCACAATGGCAGAAGTCCGGCTTTGTAACCATTCTTGATAAAGACAATAAGGTAGTATCCAACTTAGCCGGAACTGAACCTGTATATGAAAACGATCAACTGCAGGAGATGTGCCAGTCGCTACAGGTTTTCGATTATCCGCACGATGTATGTATCGACGATGAAGAAAACATGTATGT